A part of Pungitius pungitius chromosome 15, fPunPun2.1, whole genome shotgun sequence genomic DNA contains:
- the LOC119209255 gene encoding palmdelphin-like isoform X1 produces the protein MLNCGQEGVEQRFLSPTCSSMEECDLLKERLQAITEKHRIQDDIRQRKLELDREKVKLQHLKKKALRERWLLQDSASHNAKDSPHQQSLLCDQQQTRALQLNIHRIEMEVQCLEREESRISTNASFILNRLKAVERSSGDIIKEAQDSFVPEPLLVSKVSPDVPQSLSPPGSKHSETNTPTLFAMEINVTRNLLTGQSTVLSPAPGPPEKVNQHAGLKGYDDGRKCVHALNSQGSHDQSCVSVLSANEVEQLLRSATVHRHLNHSKREQKCCLKHQDERDGVEGFDLRNQRGCYGSHLLRNTPPEKEFNGRQSGKSQPGGEYHCGHQESVHRQQEERMNRSNLREGHRLGNHSRGGHPFGNQRERHCSSYQVRNCHCVQEDRPSHHTSSIINSVVNRGRANDRPPPRSHDMGTEFDCPGQLCYTSANYIPLSDYISVDEEELYGHSPPSHHSHDGRTTTALCSGPAPSDRAPSPIYGDNIPYTILNAMETTEPITAIFMGFQTAQDDSCRGREFEGSLKAELVVIEDIADCSDDHGVKKKKCHLQLGQNGYPIGGSSNGNGARVDGVGDRWKGTGVGSGVRQRPCCTVC, from the exons ATGTTGAACTGTGGACAAGAAGGTGTTGAACAAAGGTTTCTTTCCcccacctgcagcagcatgGAGGAGTGTGACCTGCTGAAAGAGAGGCTGCAGGCCATCACT GAAAAACATCGCATCCAGGATGACATCAGGCAGAGGAAACTGGAGCTGGACCGGGAAAAAGTCAAACTTCAGCATCTAAAG AAAAAAGCCCTGAGGGAGCGATGGCTGCTGCAGGACTCGGCTTCCCACAATGCAAAAGACTCCCCGCATCAACAAAGCCTTCTGTGTGACCAGCAGCAGACCAGAGCACTGCAGCTAAACATCCACag GATAGAAATGGAAGTGCAGTGTTTGGAGAGAGAGGAGTCCAGGATTTCTACCAACGCGTCTTTCATCCTCAACAGACTGAAGGCTGTGGAGAGAAGTTCAGGGGACATTATCAAG GAGGCCCAGGACAGCTTCGTTCCTG AGCCGTTACTGGTCAGCAAAGTCAGCCCTGATGTCCCACAATCCCTCTCTCCACCAGGCAGCAAACACTCTGAAACAAACACGCCAA CTCTGTTTGCCATGGAGATCAATGTGACTAGAAACCTGTTGACTGGGCAGAGCACGGTGCTCTCTCCTGCACCCGGTCCCCCTGAGAAGGTCAACCAGCACGCCGGCCTCAAGGGTTACGACGACGGCAGGAAGTGTGTTCACGCCCTGAATTCACAG GGGTCACATGATCagagctgtgtgtctgtgctgtcaGCAAACGAGGTTGAACAGTTGCTGAGAAGCGCCACAGTGCATCGCCACCTTAACCACAGCAAAAGGGAACAGAAATGCTGTCTCAAACACCAAGATGAGAGGGATGGAGTGGAGGGGTTTGACCTCAGAAACCAGCGGGGATGTTATGGGAGCCATCTCCTCAGAAACACCCCACCGGAGAAAGAATTCAACGGCCGGCAAAGTGGGAAGAGCCAACCAGGAGGCGAGTATCACTGCGGTCACCAGGAAAGCGTTCACAGACAGCAGGAAGAGAGAATGAACCGAAGCAACCTACGGGAAGGTCATCGCCTTGGTAACCACAGCAGGGGGGGACACCCGTTTGGCAACCAGAGAGAACGCCACTGTAGTTCGTACCAGGTGAGAAACTGTCACTGTGTTCAGGAAGATCGGCCTTCCCACCACACCAGCAGCATCATCAACAGTGTGGTTAATAGAGGCAGAGCCAATGATCGCCCACCGCCCAGATCACATGACATGGGAACAGAGTTTGACTGCCCGGGTCAGCTCTGTTACACTTCAGCCAATTATATTCCTCTTAGCGATTACATCAGCGTGGACGAAGAAGAACTTTATGGCCACAGCCCTCCATCCCATCACAGCCATGATGGCAGAACTACCACTGCCCTGTGcagtggccccgccccctctgacAGAGCGCCCTCTCCCATCTACGGAGATAACATCCCTTACACCATCCTCAATGCCATGGAAACCACAGAGCCAATCACAGCCATCTTCATGGGCTTCCAGACGGCGCAGGACGACAGTTGTCGGGGTCGGGAGTTTGAGGGCTCCCTGAAGGCCGAGCTGGTCGTCATTGAAGACATCGCAGACTGCAGCGATGACCACggtgtgaagaagaagaagtgccACCTGCAGCTTGGGCAAAATGGTTACCCAATAGGAGGTTCATCCAATGGAAACGGGGCGCGTGTGGACGGGGTGGGAGACAGGTGGAAGGGGACAGGGGTGGGATCAGGTGTCAGACAGAGACCCTGCTGCACTGTGTGCTAA
- the LOC119209255 gene encoding palmdelphin-like isoform X2, producing MEECDLLKERLQAITEKHRIQDDIRQRKLELDREKVKLQHLKKKALRERWLLQDSASHNAKDSPHQQSLLCDQQQTRALQLNIHRIEMEVQCLEREESRISTNASFILNRLKAVERSSGDIIKEAQDSFVPEPLLVSKVSPDVPQSLSPPGSKHSETNTPTLFAMEINVTRNLLTGQSTVLSPAPGPPEKVNQHAGLKGYDDGRKCVHALNSQGSHDQSCVSVLSANEVEQLLRSATVHRHLNHSKREQKCCLKHQDERDGVEGFDLRNQRGCYGSHLLRNTPPEKEFNGRQSGKSQPGGEYHCGHQESVHRQQEERMNRSNLREGHRLGNHSRGGHPFGNQRERHCSSYQVRNCHCVQEDRPSHHTSSIINSVVNRGRANDRPPPRSHDMGTEFDCPGQLCYTSANYIPLSDYISVDEEELYGHSPPSHHSHDGRTTTALCSGPAPSDRAPSPIYGDNIPYTILNAMETTEPITAIFMGFQTAQDDSCRGREFEGSLKAELVVIEDIADCSDDHGVKKKKCHLQLGQNGYPIGGSSNGNGARVDGVGDRWKGTGVGSGVRQRPCCTVC from the exons atgGAGGAGTGTGACCTGCTGAAAGAGAGGCTGCAGGCCATCACT GAAAAACATCGCATCCAGGATGACATCAGGCAGAGGAAACTGGAGCTGGACCGGGAAAAAGTCAAACTTCAGCATCTAAAG AAAAAAGCCCTGAGGGAGCGATGGCTGCTGCAGGACTCGGCTTCCCACAATGCAAAAGACTCCCCGCATCAACAAAGCCTTCTGTGTGACCAGCAGCAGACCAGAGCACTGCAGCTAAACATCCACag GATAGAAATGGAAGTGCAGTGTTTGGAGAGAGAGGAGTCCAGGATTTCTACCAACGCGTCTTTCATCCTCAACAGACTGAAGGCTGTGGAGAGAAGTTCAGGGGACATTATCAAG GAGGCCCAGGACAGCTTCGTTCCTG AGCCGTTACTGGTCAGCAAAGTCAGCCCTGATGTCCCACAATCCCTCTCTCCACCAGGCAGCAAACACTCTGAAACAAACACGCCAA CTCTGTTTGCCATGGAGATCAATGTGACTAGAAACCTGTTGACTGGGCAGAGCACGGTGCTCTCTCCTGCACCCGGTCCCCCTGAGAAGGTCAACCAGCACGCCGGCCTCAAGGGTTACGACGACGGCAGGAAGTGTGTTCACGCCCTGAATTCACAG GGGTCACATGATCagagctgtgtgtctgtgctgtcaGCAAACGAGGTTGAACAGTTGCTGAGAAGCGCCACAGTGCATCGCCACCTTAACCACAGCAAAAGGGAACAGAAATGCTGTCTCAAACACCAAGATGAGAGGGATGGAGTGGAGGGGTTTGACCTCAGAAACCAGCGGGGATGTTATGGGAGCCATCTCCTCAGAAACACCCCACCGGAGAAAGAATTCAACGGCCGGCAAAGTGGGAAGAGCCAACCAGGAGGCGAGTATCACTGCGGTCACCAGGAAAGCGTTCACAGACAGCAGGAAGAGAGAATGAACCGAAGCAACCTACGGGAAGGTCATCGCCTTGGTAACCACAGCAGGGGGGGACACCCGTTTGGCAACCAGAGAGAACGCCACTGTAGTTCGTACCAGGTGAGAAACTGTCACTGTGTTCAGGAAGATCGGCCTTCCCACCACACCAGCAGCATCATCAACAGTGTGGTTAATAGAGGCAGAGCCAATGATCGCCCACCGCCCAGATCACATGACATGGGAACAGAGTTTGACTGCCCGGGTCAGCTCTGTTACACTTCAGCCAATTATATTCCTCTTAGCGATTACATCAGCGTGGACGAAGAAGAACTTTATGGCCACAGCCCTCCATCCCATCACAGCCATGATGGCAGAACTACCACTGCCCTGTGcagtggccccgccccctctgacAGAGCGCCCTCTCCCATCTACGGAGATAACATCCCTTACACCATCCTCAATGCCATGGAAACCACAGAGCCAATCACAGCCATCTTCATGGGCTTCCAGACGGCGCAGGACGACAGTTGTCGGGGTCGGGAGTTTGAGGGCTCCCTGAAGGCCGAGCTGGTCGTCATTGAAGACATCGCAGACTGCAGCGATGACCACggtgtgaagaagaagaagtgccACCTGCAGCTTGGGCAAAATGGTTACCCAATAGGAGGTTCATCCAATGGAAACGGGGCGCGTGTGGACGGGGTGGGAGACAGGTGGAAGGGGACAGGGGTGGGATCAGGTGTCAGACAGAGACCCTGCTGCACTGTGTGCTAA
- the LOC119209255 gene encoding palmdelphin-like isoform X3, whose protein sequence is MLNCGQEGVEQRFLSPTCSSMEECDLLKERLQAITEKHRIQDDIRQRKLELDREKVKLQHLKKKALRERWLLQDSASHNAKDSPHQQSLLCDQQQTRALQLNIHRLKAVERSSGDIIKEAQDSFVPEPLLVSKVSPDVPQSLSPPGSKHSETNTPTLFAMEINVTRNLLTGQSTVLSPAPGPPEKVNQHAGLKGYDDGRKCVHALNSQGSHDQSCVSVLSANEVEQLLRSATVHRHLNHSKREQKCCLKHQDERDGVEGFDLRNQRGCYGSHLLRNTPPEKEFNGRQSGKSQPGGEYHCGHQESVHRQQEERMNRSNLREGHRLGNHSRGGHPFGNQRERHCSSYQVRNCHCVQEDRPSHHTSSIINSVVNRGRANDRPPPRSHDMGTEFDCPGQLCYTSANYIPLSDYISVDEEELYGHSPPSHHSHDGRTTTALCSGPAPSDRAPSPIYGDNIPYTILNAMETTEPITAIFMGFQTAQDDSCRGREFEGSLKAELVVIEDIADCSDDHGVKKKKCHLQLGQNGYPIGGSSNGNGARVDGVGDRWKGTGVGSGVRQRPCCTVC, encoded by the exons ATGTTGAACTGTGGACAAGAAGGTGTTGAACAAAGGTTTCTTTCCcccacctgcagcagcatgGAGGAGTGTGACCTGCTGAAAGAGAGGCTGCAGGCCATCACT GAAAAACATCGCATCCAGGATGACATCAGGCAGAGGAAACTGGAGCTGGACCGGGAAAAAGTCAAACTTCAGCATCTAAAG AAAAAAGCCCTGAGGGAGCGATGGCTGCTGCAGGACTCGGCTTCCCACAATGCAAAAGACTCCCCGCATCAACAAAGCCTTCTGTGTGACCAGCAGCAGACCAGAGCACTGCAGCTAAACATCCACag ACTGAAGGCTGTGGAGAGAAGTTCAGGGGACATTATCAAG GAGGCCCAGGACAGCTTCGTTCCTG AGCCGTTACTGGTCAGCAAAGTCAGCCCTGATGTCCCACAATCCCTCTCTCCACCAGGCAGCAAACACTCTGAAACAAACACGCCAA CTCTGTTTGCCATGGAGATCAATGTGACTAGAAACCTGTTGACTGGGCAGAGCACGGTGCTCTCTCCTGCACCCGGTCCCCCTGAGAAGGTCAACCAGCACGCCGGCCTCAAGGGTTACGACGACGGCAGGAAGTGTGTTCACGCCCTGAATTCACAG GGGTCACATGATCagagctgtgtgtctgtgctgtcaGCAAACGAGGTTGAACAGTTGCTGAGAAGCGCCACAGTGCATCGCCACCTTAACCACAGCAAAAGGGAACAGAAATGCTGTCTCAAACACCAAGATGAGAGGGATGGAGTGGAGGGGTTTGACCTCAGAAACCAGCGGGGATGTTATGGGAGCCATCTCCTCAGAAACACCCCACCGGAGAAAGAATTCAACGGCCGGCAAAGTGGGAAGAGCCAACCAGGAGGCGAGTATCACTGCGGTCACCAGGAAAGCGTTCACAGACAGCAGGAAGAGAGAATGAACCGAAGCAACCTACGGGAAGGTCATCGCCTTGGTAACCACAGCAGGGGGGGACACCCGTTTGGCAACCAGAGAGAACGCCACTGTAGTTCGTACCAGGTGAGAAACTGTCACTGTGTTCAGGAAGATCGGCCTTCCCACCACACCAGCAGCATCATCAACAGTGTGGTTAATAGAGGCAGAGCCAATGATCGCCCACCGCCCAGATCACATGACATGGGAACAGAGTTTGACTGCCCGGGTCAGCTCTGTTACACTTCAGCCAATTATATTCCTCTTAGCGATTACATCAGCGTGGACGAAGAAGAACTTTATGGCCACAGCCCTCCATCCCATCACAGCCATGATGGCAGAACTACCACTGCCCTGTGcagtggccccgccccctctgacAGAGCGCCCTCTCCCATCTACGGAGATAACATCCCTTACACCATCCTCAATGCCATGGAAACCACAGAGCCAATCACAGCCATCTTCATGGGCTTCCAGACGGCGCAGGACGACAGTTGTCGGGGTCGGGAGTTTGAGGGCTCCCTGAAGGCCGAGCTGGTCGTCATTGAAGACATCGCAGACTGCAGCGATGACCACggtgtgaagaagaagaagtgccACCTGCAGCTTGGGCAAAATGGTTACCCAATAGGAGGTTCATCCAATGGAAACGGGGCGCGTGTGGACGGGGTGGGAGACAGGTGGAAGGGGACAGGGGTGGGATCAGGTGTCAGACAGAGACCCTGCTGCACTGTGTGCTAA